A single genomic interval of Cervus elaphus chromosome 19, mCerEla1.1, whole genome shotgun sequence harbors:
- the ITGB2 gene encoding integrin beta-2 has protein sequence MLRQRPQLLLLAGLLALQSVQSQECTKYKVSTCRDCIESGPGCAWCQKLNFTGQGEPDSARCDTRAQLLSKGCATDDIMDPRSLAETRESQAGRQKQKQLSPQEVTLYLRPGQAAAFNVTFQRAKGYPIDLYYLMDLSYSMVDDLVNVKKLGGDLLRALNDITESGRIGFGSFVDKTVLPFVNTHPEKLRNPCPNKEKQCQPPFAFRHVLKLTDNSKQFETEVGKQLISGNLDAPEGGLDAMMQVAACPEEIGWRNVTRLLVFATDDGFHFAGDGKLGAILTPNDGRCHLEDNLYKSSNEFDYPSVGQLAHKLAESNIQPIFAVTKKMVKTYEKLTEIIPKSAVGELSEDSKNVVELIKSAYNKLSSRVFLDHNTLPDTLKVTYDSFCSKGVSKVDQPRGDCDGVQINVPITFQVKVTATECIQEQSFTIRALGFTDTVTVRVLPQCECQCRDASRDRSVCGGRGSMECGVCRCDAGYIGKNCECQTQGRSSQELEGSCRKDNSSIICSGLGDCICGQCVCHTSDVPNKKIYGQFCECDNVNCERYDGQVCGGDKRGLCFCGTCRCQDQYEGSACQCLKSTQGCLNLNGVECSGRGRCRCNVCQCDPGYQPPLCLECPGCPAPCAGFAPCTECLKFKGPFAKNCSAACGETKLLSNPLPGRKCKERDSEGCWMTYTLVQRDGRDRYDVHVNDTRECVKGPNIAAIVGGTVGGVVLVGILLLVIWKALTHLSDLREYHRFEKEKLKSQWNNDNPLFKSATTTVMNPKFAES, from the exons ATGCTGCGCCAGCGCCCCCAGCTGCTGCTCCTAGCGGGCCTGCTAGCCCTCCAGTCTG tCCAGTCCCAGGAGTGCACCAAGTACAAGGTCAGCACCTGCCGGGACTGCATCGAGTCGGGCCCCGGCTGTGCCTGGTGCCAGAAGCTG aACTTCACAGGGCAAGGGGAGCCCGACTCCGCTCGCTGTGACACACGGGCGCAGCTGCTGTCAAAGGGCTGTGCCACTGATGACATCATGGATCCCAGGAGCCTCGCTGAGACCCGGGAGAGCCAGGCGGGCAGACAGAAGCAGAAGCAGCTGTCCCCACAGGAAGTGACGCTCTACCTGAGACCAG GTCAGGCAGCTGCGTTTAACGTGACCTTCCAGAGGGCCAAGGGCTACCCCATCGACCTGTACTACCTGATGGACCTCTCCTACTCCATGGTGGATGACCTCGTCAACGTCAAGAAGCTGGGGGGTGACCTGCTCCGGGCCCTCAACGACATCACCGAGTCGGGCCGCATCG GTTTCGGGTCCTTCGTGGACAAGACGGTGCTCCCTTTCGTCAACACGCACCCCGAGAAGCTGCGGAACCCCTGCCCCAACAAGGAGAAGCAGTGCCAGCCCCCGTTCGCCTTCAGGCACGTGCTGAAGCTCACCGACAACTCCAAACAGTTCGAGACAGAAGTCGGGAAGCAGCTGATCTCGGGGAACCTGGATGCCCCCGAGGGAGGGCTGGACGCCATGATGCAGGTGGCCGCGTGCCCG GAGGAAATCGGCTGGCGCAACGTCACCAGGTTGCTGGTGTTTGCCACGGATGATGGCTTCCACTTTGCGGGCGATGGAAAGCTGGGTGCCATCCTCACCCCCAACGACGGCCGCTGCCACCTGGAAGACAACCTGTACAAAAGCAGCAACGAATTT GACTACCCATCGGTGGGCCAGCTGGCACACAAACTGGCAGAAAGCAACATCCAGCCCATCTTTGCGGTAACCAAGAAGATGGTGAAAACGTACGAG AAGCTGACGGAGATCATCCCCAAGTCTGCAGTCGGGGAGCTGTCTGAAGATTCCAAGAACGTGGTGGAGCTTATCAAGAGTGCCTACAAT AAACTGTCCTCCAGAGTCTTCCTGGATCACAACACCCTCCCTGACACCCTGAAAGTCACCTACGACTCCTTCTGCAGTAAAGGGGTGTCGAAGGTGGACCAGCCCAGAGGGGACTGCGACGGCGTCCAGATCAACGTCCCG ATCACCTTCCAGGTGAAGGTCACAGCCACCGAGTGCATCCAGGAACAGTCCTTCACCATCCGGGCGCTGGGCTTTACGGACACGGTGACCGTGCGGGTCCTCCCCCAGTGCGAGTGCCAATGCCGGGACGCGAGCAGGGACCGCAGCGTCTGCGGTGGCAGAGGTTCGATGGAGTGCGGCGTCTGCAG GTGCGACGCCGGCTACATCGGGAAGAACTGCGAGTGCCAGACGCAGGGCCGGAGCAGCCAGGAGCTGGAGGGCAGCTGCCGCAAGGACAACAGCTCCATCATCTGCTCGGGGCTGGGGGACTGCATCTGCGGGCAGTGCGTGTGCCACACGAGCGACGTGCCCAACAAGAAGATCTACGGCCAGTTCTGCGAGTGTGACAACGTCAACTGCGAACGCTACGACGGCCAAGTCTGCGGGGGCGACA AGAGGGGGCTCTGCTTCTGCGGCACCTGCAGGTGCCAGGACCAGTACGAGGGCTCGGCGTGCCAGTGCCTCAAGTCCACGCAGGGCTGCCTCAACCTGAACGGCGTCGAGTGCAGCGGCCGCGGCCGGTGCCGCTGCAACGTGTGCCAGTGCGACCCCGGCTACCAGCCGCCCCTGTGCTTAGAGTGCCCCGGCTGCCCCGCACCCTGCGCCGGCTTTGC CCCCTGCACCGAGTGCCTGAAGTTCAAGGGCCCCTTCGCCAAGAACTGCAGCGCAGCGTGCGGGGAGACGAAGCTGCTGTCCAACCCGCTGCCCGGCCGCAAGTGCAAGGAGCGCGACTCGGAGGGCTGCTGGATGACCTACACCCTGGTGCAGCGCGACGGGCGGGACAGATACGACGTGCACGTGAACGACACGCGCG AGTGTGTGAAGGGCCCCAACATCGCTGCCATTGTGGGGGGCACCGTGGGGGGAGTTGTGCTGGTTGGCATCCTCCTGCTGGTCATCTGGAAGGCCCTGACACACCTGAGCGACCTCAGGGAGTACCATCGCTTCGAGAAGGAGAAGCTCAAGTCCCAGTGGAACAAT GATAACCCTCTTTTCAAGAGTGCCACCACGACAGTCATGAACCCTAAGTTTGCCGAGAGTTAG